A genomic window from Algoriphagus sp. Y33 includes:
- a CDS encoding RNA polymerase sigma factor: MNKEERFVQDIRSGDKRKLDEIYSENKPHFLAFARKYRLQDDVIRDIYQESIIVFYENILGGKLTTLQSSIKTYLFAIGKYKLIEHLRKSEKHETVPFDQSGILDEFSLAELPGENEADEQTLLIKSGYKQLGTKCRDILRLFYYEEKKLDEIQQQLGYDSKDTVKSQKSRCVKQLRKLVGVYEK; encoded by the coding sequence ATGAATAAAGAGGAACGTTTCGTACAGGACATCCGGAGTGGGGATAAGAGAAAACTGGATGAAATCTATTCTGAAAACAAACCCCATTTTCTTGCGTTTGCGAGAAAATACCGGCTCCAGGATGATGTGATCAGAGATATTTATCAGGAAAGCATCATTGTCTTCTACGAAAACATCCTTGGCGGAAAGCTGACAACCTTACAGAGTAGCATCAAAACTTACCTCTTTGCAATCGGAAAATACAAGCTGATTGAGCACCTCAGAAAGTCAGAAAAACACGAAACGGTACCTTTTGACCAAAGTGGGATACTTGATGAATTTTCTCTTGCCGAATTGCCGGGTGAGAATGAAGCGGACGAACAGACGCTTCTTATCAAATCAGGCTATAAGCAGCTTGGAACAAAATGCAGGGATATTTTGCGTTTGTTTTACTACGAGGAAAAAAAACTTGACGAAATCCAGCAACAGCTTGGATATGATTCTAAGGACACGGTCAAGAGCCAGAAATCCAGGTGTGTTAAACAATTAAGAAAATTAGTAGGGGTATATGAAAAGTGA
- a CDS encoding oxidoreductase, whose protein sequence is MKNKIWLITGISSGLGKAFAQSVIEKGDFVIGTFRTQSQVEDFNKQHKDNGFAIELDISNETEIDKTVESIISKFGRIDVLVNNAGMGFAGAIEETSTQEVRQVFEVNFFGTLKLTQAVLPFMRKEKKGHIIQISSHAGIKASAGFGIYNASKFALEGFSEAMAQEVAPLGIKVSIVEPGPFRTKFADKGKGLEAKKEISDYSETAGAFRNKLKGIDGKQEGDPLKASQAIIDLVNSENPTLRLPLGKVALMTIGMKLDSIKSDLEANRKTAENAVYE, encoded by the coding sequence ATGAAAAATAAAATTTGGCTTATCACAGGAATTTCAAGCGGATTGGGTAAAGCTTTTGCCCAATCCGTTATTGAAAAAGGAGACTTTGTGATTGGAACATTCAGAACCCAATCACAGGTTGAAGACTTTAACAAACAACATAAAGATAATGGCTTTGCTATTGAACTGGATATTTCAAACGAAACTGAAATTGACAAAACAGTTGAATCCATTATTTCAAAATTTGGACGTATTGATGTTTTAGTTAACAATGCGGGGATGGGTTTTGCAGGTGCTATTGAAGAAACCTCAACCCAAGAAGTGAGACAGGTATTTGAAGTAAATTTCTTTGGTACTCTAAAACTGACACAAGCTGTTCTACCATTTATGCGTAAAGAAAAGAAAGGACACATTATTCAGATTTCATCACACGCAGGGATAAAAGCTTCTGCAGGTTTTGGCATTTATAATGCCAGTAAATTTGCCTTAGAAGGTTTTAGCGAAGCAATGGCACAAGAAGTTGCCCCTTTAGGAATAAAGGTGTCAATTGTTGAGCCAGGGCCATTCCGTACAAAGTTTGCAGATAAAGGAAAAGGACTTGAAGCAAAAAAAGAGATCTCAGACTATTCGGAAACCGCAGGTGCTTTTAGGAATAAGTTGAAAGGAATTGACGGAAAACAAGAAGGCGACCCACTAAAAGCATCCCAAGCGATTATCGACTTAGTTAATTCAGAAAATCCGACACTTCGCTTACCACTTGGAAAGGTTGCATTAATGACAATCGGAATGAAATTGGACAGTATAAAATCGGACTTGGAAGCGAACAGAAAAACGGCTGAAAATGCTGTATATGAATAA
- a CDS encoding helix-turn-helix domain-containing protein, with protein sequence MKTECIGDFVKLKGKTYPCTVSLTMDLVGGKWKAVILYHLKDEPKRYSELRKELPSVTEMTLSLQLKKLEKDGLISRKVSGRKPPIKVVYSLTDLGKSFVPILEAITEWGNQVISEKGEFVTV encoded by the coding sequence ATGAAAACAGAATGCATTGGCGATTTTGTAAAACTGAAAGGGAAAACCTACCCTTGCACGGTAAGCCTAACAATGGATTTGGTTGGCGGAAAATGGAAAGCAGTTATTCTTTATCATTTAAAAGATGAGCCGAAAAGATATAGTGAACTTCGTAAAGAATTGCCGTCTGTTACGGAAATGACTTTAAGTTTACAGTTGAAAAAATTAGAAAAGGACGGTTTAATTTCCCGGAAAGTTTCCGGTAGAAAACCGCCAATTAAAGTTGTTTATAGCTTAACTGATTTGGGGAAAAGTTTTGTCCCGATTTTAGAAGCAATAACAGAATGGGGAAATCAAGTTATCAGTGAAAAAGGTGAGTTTGTTACTGTTTAG
- a CDS encoding lipocalin family protein, protein MKINKILLSIIGMALCCGFALAQSPTIQPEDLIGSWEIEGTLMGDNGTGWLNPHKHASEDCKDHTVFMEGNKAKEVKNNGACEASEREFSWQLEGDSLTLTMGERSIVWHVLSIEGNTMKVGVQLRADSEHRMYVVYKKAA, encoded by the coding sequence ATGAAAATCAATAAAATACTGCTTTCGATAATCGGTATGGCGCTATGCTGTGGATTTGCGTTGGCACAAAGCCCTACGATACAACCCGAGGACCTGATTGGCTCATGGGAAATAGAAGGAACCTTGATGGGGGATAATGGCACAGGTTGGCTCAACCCCCACAAACATGCTTCTGAAGACTGCAAAGACCACACGGTATTTATGGAGGGGAATAAGGCCAAAGAAGTTAAAAACAATGGAGCCTGTGAGGCAAGCGAACGGGAGTTTTCATGGCAACTGGAAGGTGATAGCCTGACCTTGACCATGGGCGAAAGAAGTATTGTTTGGCATGTTCTCAGTATAGAAGGCAATACAATGAAGGTAGGAGTTCAGCTGAGAGCTGACTCTGAACATAGAATGTATGTAGTCTATAAAAAGGCAGCGTAA
- a CDS encoding DUF4256 domain-containing protein, with protein MTVGAIAANFDTKTSNWIITPEPIRKLGGAIFGDWRYGQVFI; from the coding sequence ATGACAGTGGGAGCCATAGCTGCCAATTTTGATACGAAAACTTCAAACTGGATCATCACACCTGAGCCAATCCGAAAGTTAGGCGGAGCTATCTTTGGGGATTGGAGATACGGACAGGTATTCATCTAA
- a CDS encoding nucleotidyl transferase AbiEii/AbiGii toxin family protein has translation MPNNKEVAKTTIDKDWVLGHFVDAIFSIPECRNNLIFKGGTCLRKCYFEDYRFSEDLDFTAINPNFVLDRKLLDQIVKLVAERTDIPLYVEELKPLKFKDELTGFAAKVKFWGADHPRNQAPAPPQRWQTSIKIEIILYEEMIFPPENRKVHHAYSDQLSDIANSVPCYSLQEVLAEKLRALIQRSYTAPRDFYDIWYLSQNVADLNWPKIVEAFHLKMKFKGLEFTGIDQMINDENDKRLQAVWKNSLGHQISAKNMADYSQVKDEIIELLNQIF, from the coding sequence TTGCCGAACAATAAAGAGGTTGCCAAAACCACCATCGATAAAGACTGGGTCTTGGGGCATTTTGTGGATGCTATATTCTCAATTCCCGAGTGCCGGAATAACCTCATTTTCAAAGGAGGCACCTGTTTAAGGAAATGCTACTTTGAGGATTATCGGTTCTCCGAAGACCTTGACTTCACTGCCATTAATCCAAATTTTGTGCTGGACAGAAAGTTACTTGATCAGATAGTTAAGCTGGTAGCGGAACGGACAGATATCCCGCTCTATGTTGAAGAACTGAAGCCTCTGAAGTTTAAAGACGAGCTTACCGGTTTTGCTGCCAAGGTCAAATTCTGGGGTGCTGATCATCCCAGAAACCAAGCACCGGCTCCACCCCAACGTTGGCAGACTTCGATTAAGATTGAAATTATTCTGTATGAAGAGATGATCTTTCCTCCGGAAAACAGAAAAGTACATCATGCCTATAGTGATCAGCTATCCGATATAGCTAATTCTGTACCTTGCTATTCACTACAAGAAGTATTAGCCGAAAAGCTCAGGGCTTTGATTCAGCGCTCGTACACAGCACCACGGGATTTTTACGATATCTGGTACTTGTCACAAAATGTAGCTGACCTCAATTGGCCCAAAATCGTAGAAGCATTTCATTTAAAAATGAAATTTAAAGGGTTGGAATTTACGGGTATCGATCAGATGATCAATGACGAAAACGACAAACGGCTTCAAGCTGTCTGGAAAAATAGCTTGGGGCATCAGATATCAGCTAAAAATATGGCTGATTACTCCCAAGTAAAAGACGAAATCATAGAACTTTTAAATCAGATATTCTAA
- a CDS encoding CHAT domain-containing protein encodes MFIDSKTSLALFICLFLTLNHTLCKQNSRASQHGQSSLGDSLFSSRQYLEAARVFQQLSNQLGKDHQDFLLFQSKFHRASGLHYSGQQNYTKSRQEFEKALENSKPLASDGHVDYLKELFTEAYHDYANSGDWASSLQLALEGYQLIASQIGTADKADFVYDIAYLHDKNKDYHEAIRVYKKSISLYESLPPEELDVSSLALAYNNLGTMYAETGFFTQRKECYLKAKSLWESDPDVDKSYLITIYGNLMRQYRTYGDKAAAKELIESVNEQFDQWVSEESFGKSGFKATIKPQLMHHVNRHRINILYYDLADDGQSALAHLDSLNGFFQDLPRESQIQYSNYLISSILNTAAILDDYENSTEIQKKIQLLDMALQKSIRYDNYYYEMLSYADYCKFWLFSSNELDKALLALDKALQIGRNHDIREVNLLNLSLKKADILQQMDDFGQAEQIVKQAFSLLLAEEIDDVMVVNVQDFAERNSVYYINAVKEAANVYRNQFECTGERELGLISYHLFDVAALIFQDYYQKGAYNPSLNMTSGNIHEGLISLHLQLEKPDVDSLLIRVENNSSQLLWREFESKYQQYLAVPDSLLLQHNQLRYSLVQLQQQNVTSSQDEIRQLEAELQANEASISSYDTSYFDFFTGGINLELIQNQLSDDRAIVRYLATDSKLFAFVVSAEKTRVVDLGEKKTVLELMDAYHEQIQTIQPGAAALSRQLYELLVHPLNLEGESISKLVVIPDSKLNFLAFESLEKADKSGLLIENYAISYSNSFKLWGLQQYANAGKSSSRTVAAFVPEYPKSFLKTVETIPITRSRLTYLEGALSEAHYIVDRLGGEVFHRDQANKDEFLNAIGSFQVYHFATHAVMDKLNYESSGIFFQDGENMSYSELYNMRFPADLVVLSACNTGIGALQAGEGMMSLSRALTYAGVKASIYSLWQVPDEETATLMRSFYDFLDKGSSKEEALAEAKKQFLVDHPMKRHPFYWAGFVLNGNVEGLSPRGKWIIPDEYWAFLGIAFLLLAAAGFFYRRRQTL; translated from the coding sequence ATGTTTATTGACAGTAAAACATCACTAGCACTTTTTATTTGCCTTTTTTTAACCCTCAATCATACCTTATGTAAGCAAAATTCGAGGGCTTCACAACACGGTCAAAGTTCTCTTGGAGATAGTCTCTTCTCATCCCGGCAATACCTTGAGGCTGCCAGGGTTTTTCAACAGCTGTCAAATCAACTGGGAAAGGATCACCAAGATTTCTTGCTCTTTCAAAGTAAGTTTCACAGAGCTTCCGGCTTGCACTATTCCGGTCAACAGAATTATACAAAGTCCCGGCAGGAATTTGAAAAAGCCCTGGAAAATAGCAAACCACTCGCTTCTGATGGTCATGTTGATTATCTAAAAGAACTGTTTACCGAGGCCTATCATGATTATGCCAATTCTGGTGATTGGGCAAGTTCCTTGCAGCTGGCATTGGAGGGATATCAATTGATAGCGTCTCAGATCGGCACTGCTGACAAGGCAGATTTTGTTTACGACATTGCTTACTTGCACGACAAGAATAAAGACTATCATGAGGCAATCCGGGTTTACAAAAAGTCTATCAGCCTTTACGAGTCTTTGCCTCCGGAGGAATTGGATGTGTCCAGTTTGGCTTTGGCTTATAACAATCTGGGTACCATGTATGCGGAAACCGGCTTTTTCACCCAACGCAAGGAATGTTACCTCAAAGCGAAATCCCTCTGGGAATCAGATCCCGATGTGGACAAAAGTTACCTGATAACCATCTATGGGAATCTCATGAGGCAATACCGCACCTATGGTGACAAGGCGGCTGCCAAGGAATTAATTGAATCAGTGAACGAGCAGTTTGACCAGTGGGTGAGCGAGGAATCCTTTGGAAAGTCCGGGTTTAAGGCTACCATTAAACCTCAGCTAATGCATCATGTCAACCGGCACCGGATCAACATTCTCTATTATGATCTGGCTGACGACGGTCAATCGGCACTCGCCCATTTAGATTCATTGAACGGATTTTTTCAGGATCTTCCACGGGAAAGCCAGATACAATATTCCAATTACCTGATCAGCAGCATTCTCAATACAGCAGCTATCTTGGATGATTATGAGAATAGTACTGAAATTCAAAAGAAAATCCAGCTTTTGGATATGGCACTGCAAAAAAGCATCAGGTATGATAATTATTACTATGAAATGCTGAGCTATGCGGATTATTGTAAATTCTGGTTGTTTTCCTCAAATGAGCTTGATAAAGCACTTCTTGCGCTGGATAAAGCCCTGCAGATCGGTAGGAATCATGACATCCGGGAAGTCAACCTGCTAAACCTGTCCTTGAAAAAAGCAGATATCCTGCAGCAAATGGATGATTTTGGTCAAGCAGAGCAAATCGTGAAGCAGGCTTTTTCGCTATTGCTCGCTGAGGAAATAGATGACGTGATGGTCGTCAATGTGCAGGACTTTGCCGAGCGAAACAGTGTATATTATATCAATGCGGTAAAAGAAGCTGCCAACGTTTACCGAAACCAATTTGAGTGCACGGGTGAGCGGGAGTTGGGCCTGATCAGTTACCATCTCTTTGACGTAGCTGCGCTTATTTTTCAGGACTATTATCAAAAAGGGGCTTACAACCCCAGCCTGAACATGACTTCCGGTAATATTCATGAAGGCTTGATTTCACTACATCTGCAATTGGAGAAGCCTGATGTGGATAGTCTATTGATCCGGGTGGAAAACAACTCCTCCCAATTGCTGTGGCGGGAGTTTGAATCCAAATACCAACAATACTTGGCCGTTCCGGACAGCTTGTTGCTACAGCACAATCAGTTAAGGTATTCTTTAGTACAGCTTCAGCAACAAAATGTTACTTCTTCACAGGACGAAATACGTCAGTTGGAAGCAGAACTCCAGGCCAATGAAGCCAGCATATCCTCCTACGATACGAGCTATTTTGATTTTTTCACAGGGGGAATCAATCTTGAGTTGATTCAAAACCAACTCTCAGACGATAGGGCAATTGTCAGGTACTTGGCAACAGATTCAAAACTATTCGCCTTTGTAGTCAGCGCTGAGAAAACACGTGTGGTGGATCTGGGCGAAAAAAAAACAGTGCTTGAGCTCATGGATGCCTATCATGAACAAATTCAAACCATCCAACCTGGGGCGGCGGCACTTTCCAGACAGCTTTACGAACTGCTGGTCCACCCCTTGAACCTTGAAGGGGAATCCATCAGTAAGCTAGTCGTTATTCCAGACAGTAAGCTAAATTTTCTGGCCTTCGAAAGCCTGGAAAAAGCTGACAAGTCCGGGTTATTGATTGAAAATTACGCTATTAGCTATTCCAATTCCTTTAAGCTGTGGGGCTTACAGCAATATGCAAATGCTGGAAAATCAAGTTCCCGTACTGTAGCAGCCTTTGTGCCCGAGTACCCCAAATCTTTCCTTAAGACTGTAGAAACTATTCCTATAACCCGAAGCCGATTGACTTACCTGGAAGGCGCACTTTCCGAAGCTCATTACATTGTGGATCGTTTGGGAGGTGAGGTTTTCCATCGTGATCAGGCCAATAAGGATGAGTTTCTCAATGCTATAGGTTCTTTTCAGGTGTATCATTTTGCTACCCATGCGGTGATGGACAAACTGAATTATGAAAGTTCAGGGATATTCTTTCAGGATGGGGAAAATATGTCCTATTCGGAGCTATACAATATGCGTTTTCCTGCTGATCTGGTGGTACTGAGTGCCTGCAATACCGGGATTGGTGCATTGCAGGCCGGAGAAGGAATGATGAGTCTGTCACGCGCACTTACCTATGCCGGTGTAAAAGCCTCGATTTATAGTTTGTGGCAGGTGCCTGATGAAGAAACTGCGACCTTGATGCGTTCTTTCTATGATTTTTTGGATAAAGGTAGCTCCAAGGAAGAAGCACTTGCAGAAGCCAAAAAGCAATTTCTGGTGGATCATCCCATGAAGCGGCATCCTTTCTATTGGGCGGGATTTGTCCTCAACGGCAATGTAGAAGGACTTTCTCCGCGTGGAAAGTGGATAATACCCGATGAATACTGGGCTTTTCTTGGCATTGCCTTTCTGCTGCTGGCGGCAGCGGGATTCTTCTACCGTAGAAGACAGACTTTATGA
- a CDS encoding transposase — protein MSFSTVLSLMSEVGPKGIKKFKSAKHFASWLRLAPNNKVSGGKLLSSKVPKGSNRLKIALRNAANAIGNLKESTPLRDFFQRISFRKGRVSAISATARKLAVTIWNMVVKGTPNLNPEGYLFLDQKRKLGLVKRIKKQIDKFSLTEEDLGLKTAEF, from the coding sequence ATGAGTTTCTCCACCGTGCTATCCCTGATGAGCGAAGTCGGACCGAAAGGAATCAAAAAGTTCAAAAGCGCCAAACACTTTGCCTCCTGGCTACGACTAGCTCCCAACAACAAAGTAAGCGGAGGAAAACTCCTGTCCAGCAAAGTGCCTAAAGGAAGCAATAGACTAAAAATCGCACTCCGAAACGCTGCCAATGCCATCGGAAACCTTAAAGAATCCACTCCTCTGAGGGACTTCTTCCAAAGAATTAGCTTTAGAAAAGGTCGAGTCTCTGCCATCAGCGCCACAGCACGAAAATTGGCGGTGACCATTTGGAACATGGTAGTAAAAGGAACTCCAAACCTCAACCCGGAAGGGTACCTGTTCTTAGACCAAAAAAGAAAGCTGGGATTAGTTAAGAGGATAAAGAAGCAAATCGATAAATTCAGTCTCACAGAAGAGGATCTAGGCCTTAAAACAGCTGAATTTTAA
- a CDS encoding metallophosphoesterase: MSTSFITLPFISYGKMSFPNGSRLKIITASDGHWGQPNTDYESSHRNLIEAINREKDVDLVVFNGDLTHDNPSLMPELKKLYDQLQVPYQVTKGNHDHTDEEAWVHYWGQPSNYSFVQKDDYGIVLLNSSSATGEYLCVDMAFAQKALEELQALSHVFVFTHISQNDWTRHGVDCTDFMDLLASYPNVKATFHGHDHDVDGIMLYRKKPYLWSGHFGGSWGNPFPSYRVCEVGEDGKTVTYLKTVKDGTILNGNNL, from the coding sequence TTGAGCACCTCGTTCATTACTCTACCTTTTATTTCCTACGGGAAAATGAGCTTCCCAAACGGTTCCCGGCTGAAAATAATCACTGCTTCCGATGGACACTGGGGGCAGCCGAACACAGATTATGAAAGCTCACACCGGAATCTCATAGAGGCTATCAACCGGGAAAAAGACGTAGATTTGGTGGTGTTCAATGGTGACTTGACTCATGACAACCCTAGCTTGATGCCTGAGCTGAAAAAGCTCTACGATCAGCTGCAGGTACCCTACCAGGTGACCAAGGGCAACCATGACCATACCGATGAAGAAGCCTGGGTCCATTACTGGGGCCAACCCAGCAATTATTCATTTGTGCAAAAAGACGATTATGGGATCGTGCTCCTCAACTCTTCCAGTGCTACCGGGGAATATCTATGCGTGGATATGGCATTTGCCCAAAAGGCCCTGGAAGAACTTCAGGCGTTGTCCCATGTTTTTGTGTTTACTCATATCTCCCAAAATGACTGGACACGCCATGGAGTAGACTGTACAGACTTTATGGACTTGCTGGCAAGCTATCCCAATGTAAAAGCGACTTTTCACGGACATGATCATGATGTAGACGGTATCATGCTCTACAGGAAAAAGCCTTATCTGTGGTCCGGCCATTTTGGCGGCAGCTGGGGCAACCCTTTCCCCTCTTACCGGGTTTGCGAAGTTGGAGAGGACGGTAAAACGGTGACCTATCTCAAAACAGTAAAAGACGGCACTATTCTGAACGGGAACAATCTGTGA
- a CDS encoding PQQ-binding-like beta-propeller repeat protein encodes MKKIQLIVIGVLFFYQGAIAQLATDKVINLGFVPERVDFSWDDKYMVLENENRYEVWNLETFSKSLEGNYKFKWNQFMGGSTIAEGSGSFLFGNEEVFLTVDYRKEDTAIKVFDLASGDLLWETVQLNLGISLAEKILSIHSTYGMDVAGSQRIHQRHSLDNVYSGNKVLERLVHYIPELGAIAFNGKEGLVAVSIESGEVLWVQPEVTGGIGEVLLADEGELLLAIKVPNSESGLDYLTSIPEVQAIDLRSGALEWSVEYHGEFVPGYAQITGETLVLPYLGLTLIDLKNGKERDGDVKSRSSSVRTASKGIGALMAMDKMVNGDQGNDSGSGKYDRKTVRKLIFDEQGLLCHYTTMNAKGQLNSGAGDRGFLGIDLEEDQIVVENPKISNASWTPLHDDYADGLFYIKMRGNLNRTKIVAIDTRSGEVIFETNNAKNSADISHDFNPFMVQDGRIVDVVSAGVYLLDASTGEEIAYMKSKDMGVGKLVHSQFYAEGIMLFGTKGVAILDQTGKLRQTLDLANVEEYVIGDEEVWLANSNSFTKLGKRDFSLLEQVNFKQKENIYFSLNGKVLVKQNSKGDELSIYL; translated from the coding sequence ATGAAAAAGATACAACTTATTGTGATTGGCGTATTGTTTTTTTATCAAGGAGCCATAGCACAGCTTGCTACTGATAAGGTGATTAATCTTGGCTTCGTTCCGGAGCGTGTTGATTTTTCCTGGGACGATAAGTATATGGTGCTGGAAAATGAAAACCGATACGAGGTTTGGAATTTGGAAACCTTTTCAAAAAGCCTTGAAGGAAACTATAAGTTCAAATGGAACCAATTCATGGGCGGAAGTACGATAGCGGAGGGGAGTGGGAGTTTTCTCTTTGGAAATGAAGAAGTATTTCTAACGGTTGACTATCGAAAGGAAGATACGGCTATCAAAGTCTTTGACCTCGCAAGCGGAGATCTTCTTTGGGAAACTGTTCAGCTTAATCTGGGTATTTCACTTGCTGAAAAGATCCTGAGTATCCACAGCACCTATGGGATGGATGTAGCTGGTAGTCAGCGTATCCATCAACGACATAGTTTAGATAATGTATATTCTGGGAATAAAGTGCTGGAAAGATTGGTGCATTATATACCTGAACTGGGGGCGATAGCTTTCAATGGGAAGGAAGGCTTGGTTGCGGTCAGTATTGAATCGGGTGAAGTACTTTGGGTACAGCCAGAGGTAACCGGAGGCATCGGCGAAGTGCTATTGGCAGATGAAGGAGAATTGCTGTTGGCTATAAAAGTTCCGAATTCGGAAAGTGGGCTGGACTACCTCACCTCGATACCAGAGGTGCAGGCTATTGATTTGCGGTCGGGTGCCTTGGAGTGGAGCGTGGAGTATCACGGGGAATTTGTCCCGGGCTATGCTCAAATCACCGGAGAAACCCTTGTCTTGCCTTATTTGGGGTTGACTTTAATAGACTTGAAGAATGGGAAAGAAAGAGACGGGGATGTTAAGAGTAGATCCAGCTCCGTTAGGACTGCTTCCAAAGGAATAGGTGCGCTTATGGCTATGGACAAAATGGTCAATGGTGATCAGGGAAATGACTCTGGCTCTGGAAAATATGATAGAAAAACAGTCCGTAAGTTAATTTTTGACGAGCAGGGGTTACTCTGTCATTATACCACTATGAATGCTAAAGGTCAGCTAAATTCGGGAGCTGGAGATAGAGGTTTTCTGGGAATTGATTTGGAGGAAGACCAAATAGTAGTGGAAAACCCAAAAATCAGCAATGCTTCCTGGACGCCACTGCACGATGATTATGCAGATGGACTATTTTATATCAAGATGCGTGGAAATTTGAACCGCACCAAAATTGTAGCAATAGATACCCGCTCCGGAGAGGTGATTTTTGAAACAAATAATGCCAAAAATAGTGCAGACATAAGCCACGATTTCAATCCTTTCATGGTTCAGGATGGAAGAATTGTGGATGTGGTCTCCGCGGGTGTGTATCTGCTCGATGCATCCACAGGTGAGGAAATTGCTTATATGAAATCCAAAGATATGGGCGTGGGAAAACTGGTGCACAGTCAGTTTTATGCGGAAGGAATAATGCTATTTGGCACCAAAGGCGTAGCCATACTTGATCAAACTGGAAAGCTCCGCCAAACGCTTGATTTGGCTAACGTGGAAGAATATGTGATAGGAGATGAGGAAGTCTGGTTGGCAAACTCAAACAGTTTTACCAAACTCGGCAAGCGTGATTTTAGTCTCTTAGAGCAAGTAAACTTTAAACAAAAGGAGAACATTTATTTTAGCCTCAATGGCAAGGTGTTGGTCAAGCAAAATTCAAAAGGCGATGAATTGAGCATTTATTTGTAG
- a CDS encoding NmrA/HSCARG family protein produces the protein MKDSVTKKSEKPLITIVGVLGKQGYSVARTLLESGRYRVRGITRRIDSQEAIQLAEQGAELVSLPLDIGHKTEYVEAFRGSDGVFLLTPMIVPPATHEFELGKQLADAAVKAGVNHIVFSSLENVDKISGGKLFAPHFTDKAEVEEYIRGLPITSSFIYMAFFFTNLIEFYTPRLDGDTLVFPIYLPKDFRAPFVDPITATGPAVLEIFSNPDKYSGKSLPVIGDIISPQEIVETFTKVTGKKAEYASAYSREEFLNHFPELSSNDGLVRENLGMAEYAVEYGYFSKDRDLLWSRQINPDSLTWEQFLRNTNWKGEKRSY, from the coding sequence ATGAAGGATTCAGTAACAAAAAAATCAGAAAAGCCACTTATTACCATTGTCGGTGTTTTGGGCAAACAGGGCTACAGTGTAGCACGAACGTTGTTAGAAAGCGGACGCTATCGGGTACGTGGTATTACCAGAAGGATTGATTCGCAAGAGGCGATTCAACTAGCAGAACAGGGAGCAGAACTTGTGAGTTTACCGCTCGACATCGGACATAAAACAGAGTATGTGGAAGCATTCCGTGGCTCGGACGGCGTTTTCCTGTTGACACCAATGATTGTCCCACCAGCTACCCACGAATTTGAATTGGGAAAGCAGTTGGCAGATGCTGCCGTTAAAGCAGGTGTAAATCATATCGTTTTCAGCAGTTTGGAAAATGTAGATAAAATTTCAGGAGGAAAATTGTTTGCGCCACATTTTACAGACAAAGCGGAAGTAGAAGAATATATCCGTGGCCTACCCATAACAAGTTCATTTATCTATATGGCTTTCTTCTTCACCAATCTAATTGAATTTTATACCCCTAGATTAGATGGTGATACGCTTGTATTTCCGATTTACTTGCCCAAAGATTTTCGTGCACCATTTGTTGACCCTATAACCGCCACGGGACCTGCCGTTCTAGAAATATTTTCCAATCCTGATAAATATTCGGGAAAGTCTTTGCCTGTCATAGGTGATATTATTTCCCCACAGGAAATAGTTGAAACCTTTACAAAAGTTACAGGAAAAAAGGCTGAATATGCTTCTGCGTATTCACGAGAAGAATTCCTCAATCACTTTCCAGAACTTAGTTCAAATGACGGTTTGGTAAGGGAAAATTTAGGAATGGCAGAATATGCCGTTGAATACGGATATTTCAGCAAAGACCGAGACTTATTGTGGAGCAGGCAAATAAACCCAGATTCACTTACTTGGGAACAATTTCTACGTAATACAAACTGGAAAGGAGAAAAACGCTCTTATTGA